One Tunturibacter gelidoferens genomic region harbors:
- a CDS encoding ArnT family glycosyltransferase, with protein sequence MLAVTNREVITNDEGFHTYAGYRYWQCADFGVNPEHPPFAKMVAGLVLQIAKIPAPSGPCPVVSTAKGSGYADSAEWLYSATGPSAGAKIDRVIPLARRGMATFALLLALTAFFFTRRMFGDLSALVSLSLIAFEPTLVAHGSLVTTDMALSATSLLAVASFFLFHRRRTLLMLLLAGFCCGFALSVKHSGVLIVPTLLLLAFAELAFDWNRGEQSRTSKVLKEAAAVLFILFLGFGVLWATYHFRYAARPDGAQMAMSLNDFMADTRAKENHSVILKTIPFLAHHHLLPEAYLYGFVDVLSISDPGQSAFLFGHLYPHGVPHYFPCVILIKTTLGMIGLALLSLLAFRKHSFDIRPFYFLVPSLVWLLAGMVSTLNIGYRHILPVIAPACCLIGVAVVHLWRTNGRFVRSAIAISMVAHVASSLAAFPNELAYGNEIFGGVSNSHKLLTDSNNDWGQALPQVATWLKDNRVSDCSFAYDGFARPDHSGIGCKRIIANLFELNGDKGEAQLSRVQSGTFIISGLSWSGIEWERPDLNPYEVFQKAKPRAVIGGADMVYTGTFDMSRVIAINQLAEAMRLNGEKQFSQALEPARAAAHEMPTSSFAHLALANALAGLGLNDQAHQEYQKAETIEASQPEWYFLQRAEIRAGLAATGHASR encoded by the coding sequence ATGCTCGCGGTCACCAACCGAGAAGTCATTACCAATGATGAAGGCTTTCACACCTATGCAGGATATCGCTATTGGCAATGCGCCGATTTTGGAGTGAATCCAGAGCATCCTCCGTTTGCGAAGATGGTTGCCGGATTGGTGCTTCAAATCGCGAAGATCCCGGCTCCGAGTGGGCCTTGTCCGGTAGTCTCCACGGCTAAGGGGTCAGGGTATGCAGATTCGGCGGAGTGGCTTTACAGCGCCACTGGTCCGAGCGCGGGAGCGAAGATCGATCGAGTGATTCCGCTCGCGCGTCGCGGGATGGCGACATTTGCACTGCTTCTGGCACTAACAGCCTTCTTCTTCACCCGAAGAATGTTCGGTGATCTCAGCGCTCTGGTAAGCCTCTCTCTCATCGCTTTCGAGCCGACCCTTGTAGCACACGGCTCACTCGTCACCACGGACATGGCGCTTTCAGCTACGAGCCTTCTCGCGGTGGCGTCATTTTTCCTGTTTCACCGGCGGCGCACTCTTCTGATGCTTCTGCTGGCCGGGTTCTGCTGTGGCTTCGCTCTCTCCGTGAAACATTCAGGAGTTCTGATCGTCCCGACACTTCTGCTCTTGGCCTTCGCGGAGCTCGCGTTTGATTGGAACCGCGGTGAGCAGTCGCGAACAAGCAAGGTATTGAAGGAAGCGGCGGCCGTTCTTTTCATTCTTTTCTTAGGCTTCGGGGTTCTTTGGGCAACTTATCACTTTCGCTATGCGGCCAGACCAGATGGGGCTCAGATGGCTATGTCACTAAACGACTTCATGGCGGATACGCGAGCTAAGGAAAACCACAGCGTCATCCTCAAGACGATCCCATTTCTTGCGCATCACCATCTACTCCCAGAGGCATATCTCTACGGCTTCGTTGATGTCCTCAGCATTTCCGATCCTGGCCAATCCGCATTTCTGTTCGGGCATTTGTATCCCCACGGCGTTCCCCACTACTTCCCGTGCGTCATCCTGATCAAAACCACGCTTGGAATGATCGGCCTCGCTCTCCTTTCTCTACTTGCGTTCAGAAAACACAGCTTCGACATACGGCCCTTCTACTTTCTGGTTCCCAGCTTAGTGTGGCTACTTGCGGGCATGGTCAGCACACTGAATATTGGATATCGCCACATCCTCCCTGTGATCGCGCCAGCTTGTTGCCTGATAGGTGTGGCGGTCGTCCACCTTTGGCGAACAAACGGGCGTTTCGTGCGTTCAGCTATCGCAATCTCGATGGTGGCGCACGTCGCTTCATCGCTTGCTGCATTTCCAAACGAGCTCGCTTATGGCAACGAAATCTTTGGAGGGGTTTCAAACAGCCACAAGCTCCTCACGGACTCAAACAACGATTGGGGGCAGGCCCTCCCGCAGGTCGCGACATGGTTGAAAGACAATCGAGTCTCCGATTGCTCGTTTGCCTACGACGGCTTCGCAAGGCCGGACCATTCAGGTATCGGTTGTAAGCGCATCATCGCCAATCTTTTCGAGCTGAATGGAGATAAGGGCGAAGCCCAATTGTCTAGGGTCCAGTCCGGAACCTTCATTATCAGTGGTCTCAGCTGGTCAGGCATCGAATGGGAGCGTCCTGATCTCAACCCATACGAGGTGTTCCAGAAAGCAAAGCCCCGCGCAGTCATTGGCGGCGCAGACATGGTTTACACCGGGACCTTCGATATGAGCAGAGTGATAGCCATCAACCAACTCGCTGAAGCGATGAGGCTGAACGGCGAGAAACAGTTTTCTCAAGCACTCGAACCAGCTAGAGCCGCAGCGCATGAGATGCCCACTAGCTCTTTTGCACATTTAGCGCTTGCAAATGCGTTGGCTGGACTCGGTCTGAATGATCAGGCCCATCAGGAATACCAGAAAGCCGAGACAATCGAGGCTTCCCAACCAGAATGGTATTTCCTTCAGAGAGCCGAGATTCGTGCAGGCCTCGCTGCCACTGGCCACGCTTCCCGTTAG